A window of Aequoribacter fuscus genomic DNA:
TAGTCGGCGATCGTAATTTTACCGATGGCAGACCCGGGTAGGCCGGCGTCGCCTGTTAAGGCGCCTAGGATGTCCCCAGGACGCATCTTCTGCTTACGGCCAGAATCAAACTGTATGGTGACCCACTCCCCTTTCAGTTCATAGTTTGGGTCGCGGTCTAGAGATGCGAGTACATCGCAGGCGCAGGGCTGGTCTTGGTATTGTTCGATTTGTCTAAGCCGAGGTGTTTCGGACTCGGTCACCAAACTAAACGCCAGTCCGGTTTCGCCCGCGCGGCCGGTTCGACCGATGCGGTGCACGTAAATTTCGGGGTCTCTGGGTAGCTCGTAGTTCACGACCATAGCGAGCGATTTAATGTCTAAACCACGAGCAGCGACATCGGTGGCAACCAACACTGGACAACTACCGTTGGCGAATTGCAGGAGCACTTGGTCGCGTTCACGTTGGTCCATGTCACCGTGCAATGCCTTGGCCTCGATGTCGTGCTCGTTTAAAAAGTCGGCGACTTCGGCGCACTGCTTTTTGGTGTTGCAAAATACTGCGGCGTTTTTTGGGCGGTAGTGCTCGAACAGCGCGAGTAAGGTGGGGTAGCGCTCGTGCTTTTTAATTTCGAAGAAGAGTTGCTCAATAACCCCTTCTTCGTGGGCGACATCGTCGTCGACCTGCACCATGGCCGGGTTTGCTTGAATCGAGCGACTAATTTTCTGAATGTTGTCAGGGTAGGTTGCCGAAAACAGCAGGGTCTGCCTATTTTTGGGAACCTCGGCAATAATCGCCTGCATGGTATCGGCAAAGCCCATATCGAGCATGCGGTCGGCTTCGTCTAAGACCAATGTACTTACTTGATCGATTTGTAAGGTACCTTTAGTCAGGTGGTCGTGAATGCGGCCGGGGGTGCCAACGACAACGTGAGCACCGTGCTGTAGCGAATCTCGCTGGGCACCAAAAGGTTTGCCGCCGCACAGCATTACGACTTTGATGTTGGGCATTTGGCTGGCGAGACGGCGTATCTCGGCTCCCACTTGGTCGGCAAGCTCTCGGGTGGGGCACAAAACAAGTGCCTGAGCCCCAAAAAACCGTGGGTTTATTTTATTCAGTAAACCGATGCCAAAGGTTGCCGTTTTGCCGCTGCCGGTTTTGGCGCGCACAACTAAATCGCGGCCCTTGAGAATCAAGGGAATGCTTTGTTCTTGAACGGGCGTCATGGCTTTGTAGCCCAGCGCTTCCAACGACTTCAGCTGTGCGGGTGAGATGTTGAGTTTGGAAAAGGCAGAGGGAGACATGGGCGGGCCACTTATAAAATTCAGGCGGCATGATACCAGAGGCTTGCTCAGCAACTGTGATTAATTGTTGTAATTTATTGCGGTAATGGTTGTGCTACAAGACGTCGAGAAGTGCTTGGTTTGCAGATAATGGTCATGTTCTGAGGCACAGTGAGGGTGGATTGCCACCCTCCATGCTGCACTTATGTAGACGTCTAAGACATGGCGACTTTGGTAGGTCGCTTACCGCCATGGCCATAGAGGTTCGCTGTTAAGCTTGAAATCGCGTGTACCAAGATAATGGGCTCGATTTTTTGCTTGCCGGTCCAGACGATATTCGGGAAACGGTCAAGGATGCGCTCGTAAGCCATGCTGAGCTGCATGTGTGCAATCCGATTACCCAGACAGCGGTGTACCCCGAGCCCGAATGCCATATGCTTTTCGACGTTGTCGCGGCTTAAATCGAAAGTGTCCGGGTTTGGAAATACGCTTGGGTCCCGGTTAGCCGAGCCGTACCACATAATCACCTTTTCATCTTTGGCAATGCGTTGCCCTGCGATCTCAGTGTCTTCAATAGCTGTGCGGCGCATGTGCATCACGGGTGATGTCATGCGTAACGATTCGTTAGACATGCGATCAATGAGTGAGCGGTCGCTTAGCACAAGCTGGCGTTGATCCTCGAACTGGGTGAGCAAGCGAATTGTGCCCGATAACGAATTTCGGGTAGTGTCGTTGCCTGCGAAAATAATCAGTAGCCACGAGCCGTCAAGGTAGCTTTGCGACATGGATTTGCCGTCGAGTGAGGCATTGGCGATGGTCGTTAGCAAGTCTTGGCGGGGGTTGGCTATGCGGTCGGCCATGACCCGCTCGCCGTAGTCGAACATGTCTGCTAGCATTTTCTCGAAACGGAAAACAAACATCGGCTCTGCTAAAAACATACGAAATGGATGCGTCAGAAACTGTGGCGCCAGCTCCAAATAGTGCATCCATTTGGCAATTTGCGGCCGGTCTTCTTCGTCAACGCCGAGCATCTCGCACAAGGTAAACAGGGGTAGCTGGGTTGAAAACATTTTGGCAAAGTCGACTACGGGACCTTTTTTCTCGATGTCGTCGAGCAGCTGGTCAATCTTTTGACCGACTCGCTCTTTAAGTTGCTCTACATATTGCGGGAGAAAAAAGGGCATCTGTTGCGCGCGTAACTCGCGGTGTACATCGCCATCTAAATTGATCAACGAGTTAAAGGCCGCATTCATAAGGCGCTCGGCCTTACCGCGGTTTGGCATGACCGCCATATTCATACTGCCGCGTTGCGACGAGAATATTTGTGGGTTTTGTTCTACGTATTTGACATCGTCATAGCGTGATACCGACCAGAACCCTGAGGTCTTATTGAGACCCGGTGACCACATAACGGGCGCTTCTTCACGCATCCGTTTGTAAAAATCGTAGGGGTGGCCTTGAGTCCAGGAATTGGTCGAACCCAACCTAAACTCTGTTAAACGAGGGTATATTTCGGGATGGATAGGATCTAAAGCGCCATTGTCATATAAAATATCATCGCTGACGGGAGGATAGTGTTTTGTGGGTGCTACCGTTGAGTTGCTCATTGTTATCGCCTGCTGAAAACTGCCCTAATTATAGTGAATCGGTGTTGATGTGCTAGGTCCGCTCAGGCCGCATTGAGTGCTCGGTGCGTCCAGAGACTCCGCGGTGGTTAACTCTCTGTGTGACAGCAACAGCGAGTTAGCGTGTATCAGTCTTAATCTTGTCCGTACACTTGAACTTGATTGCGGCCCAACCGTTTGGCGGCGTACAGGGCTTTGTCGGCTTCTTGAATGAACGAGTTAGCTACAGCTGATGTTGCTGGAACAGTCGTATGGACCCCTAAGCTGACAGAGAGTCTTGATTTTGTTGTGGGTGAGGCCGGGAAGGCGCAGTTCAAGTCTTCGATTGTTTGCAAAATTTCTCTGGCGGCGACCTGAGCCAGTTGGGCATCTGTGCTGGGCATTAGAAGAGCGAATTCTTCGCCGCCATATCGAGCGGCTAAGCTGCTAAAGCGCTTGGCAATGTCAGACAGAGTTTCTCCAATTTTTGTGAGACACGAATCGCCAGCAGAATGTCCGTAGGTGTCGTTGTACAGTTTGAAATGATCAACATCGATGGCGATCACTGAGAGGGTTGCTTTGTATTGATAGTGTCGCTCCCATTCGCGCGCAAACTGCTCGTCAAAATGTCTCCGGTTAGCCAAGCCCGTCAACGCATCGGAGCGGGAATCGTTGAACAACTCGGCGTTGAGCTCTTCGAGTTTGTTCGCGAGGCTTTGAGTTTTTGCTTGTGACTGGACTAATTCCAGTTCTAAACGTTGCTGGGTAAGCATAATGAATGCCAGAACCCAAAGTAATCTGACAGAAATTAAAACCAGAATGACGTAGGCATTTTGCGGCGCGTTTTCTAGTGGCAGTCCAGCGTCAAATAGTAGCGGCCAAATGCTGACAAGTCTTGCGGTCAGTAGCGCCGAAGAGAGTATCAAACCTAACTGTATAAGTTCGGTTCCACCCTGGACAAATTTGGACATATGTCTGCGAATATCCATTAGACCGGCTAAGCAAAAGCCTAGGGTAAGTATACTGATGATTGCGCGCCGAGGGTATGGGGTCTCTGATTGGAGCGATACCAGCACAATTATCGTGAAGCTCGCAGCAAAAACAGCCATTAGCCAGAAAATGTTGGGTTTTAAATCTAGAAATTGTCTGAGCCCATACCAACCGAGTATGGGCATACCAATCACAAAGGTCGCAAAGATATTAGTGGCTATGGATTGAGTGTTTGATTCGTAAGCGATTAAACCCAATTGCCCTATGATGTTAGTGACAACTGCTAAAGTCCACGCGGTAAATCCGGGATAGGTCCGACGGTATACTCGTGTGTGGAGTAAAACGCCAATCATGACCAGGTTGATAGTGGCGCTGGTGTACAGCAACGAAGGTAAATTCAGTTCAATCATGCAGTGTGGGTCGCTTTACTCAAAGTGGAGCGCCACGCTGGCATCCAACATTCCCCACTAAGTTGATTTGCATTTTCTAGTTCTTGGCATGCCTTAATTATGTTTGATAACCCGCATGTTCGTCTGCACGAAAACCGCCATATTGTCTATTGATAGACATTTAAAGACAGGTTTTTTTAATGACAAATCGCCCGCAGTTGTTGCACGGGAGAGGCATGTCGACTTCATGTAGAGATCGATCGCTAATGTGTAGACTCATGCTTTTTATTTTTGAACTAGGCTAAACGTTTGGCAACCTATGCTGCGTTCGCGCTTTTGTGTGTTATGTTTGCACTCGCAAGCCTGTGGCATTAGGCTGTGACAGAGTAGCCTGAACGCCACCGGGCCTGCTTAGACTATGTATTGTGGGCAAACGCTCGCTTTGGATAACAATAACAACACAAGGACCTACGTATGCCGATCGGTGTCATTGCCAGTATCCCTGTTCAAGAGGGGAAAAACGACGAATTTGAAGCGGTATTTAACGAGCTGGCTGCTCAAGTGCTCGCAAATGAACCTGGTTGCCGTTTTTACGCACTGAATCGCAGTAAAACTAACCCACAACTCTACAAAGTGCTTGAATCCTACGACGATCAGGCCGCTTTAACCGCTCACGGCCAAACCGAGTACTTTCGCGCTGCGAATGGTAAGCTTGCCGCGATGGTCTCGGGCGCGCCCGAAATCGAATATCTCGATGGTGTAGAACTCAGCTAAAAGCCCTGCATGTCTGCTGCTACTACAGAAGATAAGTATTTATCAAAACACAAAAGGATTCTGACCAATGCTGACTTTGCATGGATTTGCGTACTCTAATTACTACAACATTGTGAAGCATGCTTTGTTGGAAAAAGGTGTCGCGTTTGAAGAACACACGGTTTACACCACGGACCCAGAGTTGCTCCAAGTCAGCCCAACGGGCAAGGTTCCGGCGATAACAACGGACAACGGCGCGCATTTGTCGGAAACAACCGCTATTTTAGAGTATCTTGAAGAGGCCTATCCACAGCATCCTTTATTACCCCAGGACACGGTCGCCAGAGCGAAGGTACGACAAATTATAAAGTGTTTGGAATTGTACATTGAGCTCAGCACCCGGCGTCTGTTGCCCGCAGCGCTTATGGGGGTAACACCTGATCCGCAAGTCATCGAGGAGGTCTCTGCAACGGTTGCGCGTGGAGTTGCAGCGCTGAATGAGTTGAGTGAGTTTCGGCCCTTCTTATGTGGCGATACCTTAACGCTCGCCGATATTTATTGCCGTTATGCGATGGCAATACCACAACTTGTGGGGCCCAAGGTGCTGGGTATGGATATCGTGGCTCAGATTCAAGGGTTACCTGCCTTGATGGAGCGCCTGGCGGCCTCTGAGGTGAGCAAGCGCGTGGATAGTGATATGCGCGCGAATCAGGATGAGTTTATGCAAAAGATTCGCGAACGCCAAAATCCCTGACCATCCTCACTTTGATAGAGCGTCGGTGCTCTATTGGGGTAGGTTGTTTCTGCCAATTCCCAATGATACCAAGCGGCTGAGTTCTGAGAGTGTGCGCCCGCTCTCTTGCCGCAGATCGTTAAAGTAAGTCTGCGTGGCTTTCAGGGCTCTTATGCTGTGTGTGCCCGAATCGATAATCGCGTGATTGCGCAGAAAGGCCTCGACGTCCGCAGTCATTAGAAACGAGTCGACGCCTAGTGTGCGCAAGGCGTAGGGACCGGTATTCCCGCCTAACCGGCTGCCGTGCTTCTTCAAATACAGCCACAAGCCGATAATGTCGTCGGCGGGCCATGCCGCGATAAATTCGCCGAAGCTACGGTTTTCGCGGCGCTCGGTGTCGGCAATCATCGTTGCATTTTCAAGAATGGTTCTGACTTTGCGATAGTTGCGGATGATGCCTGGGTCACTGGCCTTACGCTCAAGCATCTCGTCGGGCATCATGAGCAACCGCTCGATATCAAACTCCCAAAATATCTTTTCAAAATTGGGCCACTTGGCGTTGACTACGCGCCACACAAAACCTGACTGGAAGATCTTGCGCGTGAATTCGGCGAGATAGCGGTCTGAACCGAGTTCGGCCAGCTGCTGTCGACTTGAAGATCTAGGCACGAGACTTTCCACTGCCGTGGCACTACCTTTGCGTTTGCAGGCGAGAGCGTAAATGTCTTGGTAGGTGGGTTTTGGCATTGGGTTATTGTACCCGTTTAGTCGAGGGGCCGAGAATTTTTTGTCTTTATTGCGTGGGTTTTTGGGGCACGATTCTGCCGTTCTGTCGTTGCATTACTTTAATGAGTAATTTTCAGTAAAATTGTGCGTGGAAGTAGGTTTCGGTCTTAGTGAGGTTCAAACGATGAAAACCAAGTTTGAAATTAAGTGTGTGGGTGTCTTTTTGCATTCGGTTCTCGCGTATCTCTTGTTTATGCCTGTTGCCTATGGACAGGTGGCCCAGAATCTACCTTTCGAAGTTAAAGCTGTTACAGCATTTGACGACCCCTGGGCTATGGCCTTTTTATCTGATGGCCGCATGCTTGTTACCGAAAAAAAGGGTAGCTTGCTGCTGGTTGATCAAAATGGCCGAAAGCAGAGCATCCGCGGCGTGCCAGATGTCGCTTATGGTGGCCAGGGCGGTTTAGGTGATGTAGTGCTGCATCCTGATTTCGAAACCAACGGGCTTGTTTATCTGAGTTTTGCGGAAGCGGGGAATGATGGCACGCGCGGGGCTGCAGTGGGGCGAGGTAGGCTTGATCTCGAAGGACGCAGGCCTTCTCTGCACGGCTTTGAAATCATTTGGCGTCAGTACCCTAAGCTTGTAGGTTTCGGGCATTATGGGCACAGGTTGATGTTCGACGAACAAGGATTTTTGTGGATCACTTCGGGTGATCGCCAGAAGTTCACCCCTGCTCAGGATATGCAGGCTAATATCGGGAAAGTGCTTCGACTCAACGACGACGGCAGTGTGCCTGCCGACAATCCCTATGTTGATTACACCGAACAAACGCCGTTGGCAGAGCGAGGGGGCGTGTACGATCAGGTCTGGTCACTGGGGCACCGCAACCCCCTGGGTATCGCGCAAGATTTTGCCGATAACATTTGGGTGATCGAGATGGGACCCTTACATGGCGATGAGTTGAATCTGATCGTTAAAGGCCAAAACTATGGCTACCCTGAGGTATCCAACGGTGATCATTACGACCGGCGTCCAATTCCTAACCACGATACCCGCCCTGAATTTGAAGCGCCTGCGATCAGCTGGGTACCTGCCATATCACCAGGACATTTGTCTTTTGTTCAGGGTAGGTTGTTCACGCATTGGCGCGGTAATGCATTGGCATCTGGCTTAGGTAGCAAGGCGCTCGTGCGTATCGAGATTACTGGTACCGAGGCCCGCGAAGTCGAGCGTTTTGATATGGGTACTCGCATACGCAGTGCTCTAGAGGGTCCCGATGGCGCGATTTGGGTGCTTGAGGATGAGCGCGGTGATAGCCAAGGTAGATTGCTCAAACTTATGCCGCGTTGAGCTGTATCTGATTTTGATGCAGGTGGACGATGAGCCTGTCCCTGCATTACCCTACCGCCTTTCGTCTCTCCAGGGCTTATCTTCCTCATGACTAGTCAACCCACTCGTGACCGAGCTGCTGAGCTACCAAACGCTTGCATTTCAAGCAGAGGGCAGCTCCAGTTTGCCAGTCCGGAGGACTTAGATCGCGCCTGGGACCTTGGCATTTTTTACCTTAAAGTGCCCGATGAGCTGGATGTCGAAGCGGCTCGCGAATTTGGCCGTGAGTTGACGAAGCCGGACAGTGGCTATCGCAATATTCCCAATTATGGCGATTTTGAGGGTTTTATTGCGCTGGAAAATAACCAACAAACCAAATTGGCGTTGCGTCGCCATCATTGGGGTCAGCATTACCCCCCAACTATCGCGAAGTTTGGGCGTCAGCTCGATGACATCGGCGTCATCGTGATGTCCGAGGTTCTGCGCCAATCGGGAATACCCGAGTCATGCTGGGCTCAGGCGTCAGGTGGCTACTCGTCGGGTGGTGGTACGGCCTTTTTAAATTTTGTGCATTACGACACGACGCACCCAAACCAGGGCTTACGCCCGCATACCGATTATGGCTTTGTCACCATTCTAGATGTTATGGCGCCCGGTCTTCAAATACAGGTGGGTGGCGAATTTATCGACGTGGCGGTCAAGCCCGGCTTTCTGGCTATTCATTTTGGTGAGGCCTTGAACTTTATAACCCGATACTCCGGGCGACAAGTCGGTGCGGTTGTTCATCGGGTACTGAGTCAAAAGTCCGAAGACCCCGTGCGCCATGGCATCGTATATTTCGCCAACCCTGATTTGGATGGTGAGTTGTGGCAGTTTGACCCAACTGGCGAAGTGCAAGGGAGCTCTTCAGTCGCTAACTTATTTGCAGAGTTGGAACAGCAGTTGACCGCATAGCTACAGAATGGTCGCAACGTGAGTGCGCCTAATCTATTCGGTTCATTTCACCTGCATCATTTTTTCTAGTGGCTGGTCCGTGCCTGAGAAA
This region includes:
- a CDS encoding putative quinol monooxygenase, which translates into the protein MPIGVIASIPVQEGKNDEFEAVFNELAAQVLANEPGCRFYALNRSKTNPQLYKVLESYDDQAALTAHGQTEYFRAANGKLAAMVSGAPEIEYLDGVELS
- a CDS encoding cytochrome P450, which produces MSNSTVAPTKHYPPVSDDILYDNGALDPIHPEIYPRLTEFRLGSTNSWTQGHPYDFYKRMREEAPVMWSPGLNKTSGFWSVSRYDDVKYVEQNPQIFSSQRGSMNMAVMPNRGKAERLMNAAFNSLINLDGDVHRELRAQQMPFFLPQYVEQLKERVGQKIDQLLDDIEKKGPVVDFAKMFSTQLPLFTLCEMLGVDEEDRPQIAKWMHYLELAPQFLTHPFRMFLAEPMFVFRFEKMLADMFDYGERVMADRIANPRQDLLTTIANASLDGKSMSQSYLDGSWLLIIFAGNDTTRNSLSGTIRLLTQFEDQRQLVLSDRSLIDRMSNESLRMTSPVMHMRRTAIEDTEIAGQRIAKDEKVIMWYGSANRDPSVFPNPDTFDLSRDNVEKHMAFGLGVHRCLGNRIAHMQLSMAYERILDRFPNIVWTGKQKIEPIILVHAISSLTANLYGHGGKRPTKVAMS
- a CDS encoding 2OG-Fe(II) oxygenase family protein, encoding MTSQPTRDRAAELPNACISSRGQLQFASPEDLDRAWDLGIFYLKVPDELDVEAAREFGRELTKPDSGYRNIPNYGDFEGFIALENNQQTKLALRRHHWGQHYPPTIAKFGRQLDDIGVIVMSEVLRQSGIPESCWAQASGGYSSGGGTAFLNFVHYDTTHPNQGLRPHTDYGFVTILDVMAPGLQIQVGGEFIDVAVKPGFLAIHFGEALNFITRYSGRQVGAVVHRVLSQKSEDPVRHGIVYFANPDLDGELWQFDPTGEVQGSSSVANLFAELEQQLTA
- a CDS encoding GGDEF domain-containing protein; translated protein: MIELNLPSLLYTSATINLVMIGVLLHTRVYRRTYPGFTAWTLAVVTNIIGQLGLIAYESNTQSIATNIFATFVIGMPILGWYGLRQFLDLKPNIFWLMAVFAASFTIIVLVSLQSETPYPRRAIISILTLGFCLAGLMDIRRHMSKFVQGGTELIQLGLILSSALLTARLVSIWPLLFDAGLPLENAPQNAYVILVLISVRLLWVLAFIMLTQQRLELELVQSQAKTQSLANKLEELNAELFNDSRSDALTGLANRRHFDEQFAREWERHYQYKATLSVIAIDVDHFKLYNDTYGHSAGDSCLTKIGETLSDIAKRFSSLAARYGGEEFALLMPSTDAQLAQVAAREILQTIEDLNCAFPASPTTKSRLSVSLGVHTTVPATSAVANSFIQEADKALYAAKRLGRNQVQVYGQD
- a CDS encoding glutathione S-transferase family protein; its protein translation is MLTLHGFAYSNYYNIVKHALLEKGVAFEEHTVYTTDPELLQVSPTGKVPAITTDNGAHLSETTAILEYLEEAYPQHPLLPQDTVARAKVRQIIKCLELYIELSTRRLLPAALMGVTPDPQVIEEVSATVARGVAALNELSEFRPFLCGDTLTLADIYCRYAMAIPQLVGPKVLGMDIVAQIQGLPALMERLAASEVSKRVDSDMRANQDEFMQKIRERQNP
- a CDS encoding DNA-3-methyladenine glycosylase I, whose product is MPKPTYQDIYALACKRKGSATAVESLVPRSSSRQQLAELGSDRYLAEFTRKIFQSGFVWRVVNAKWPNFEKIFWEFDIERLLMMPDEMLERKASDPGIIRNYRKVRTILENATMIADTERRENRSFGEFIAAWPADDIIGLWLYLKKHGSRLGGNTGPYALRTLGVDSFLMTADVEAFLRNHAIIDSGTHSIRALKATQTYFNDLRQESGRTLSELSRLVSLGIGRNNLPQ
- a CDS encoding PQQ-dependent sugar dehydrogenase; translation: MKTKFEIKCVGVFLHSVLAYLLFMPVAYGQVAQNLPFEVKAVTAFDDPWAMAFLSDGRMLVTEKKGSLLLVDQNGRKQSIRGVPDVAYGGQGGLGDVVLHPDFETNGLVYLSFAEAGNDGTRGAAVGRGRLDLEGRRPSLHGFEIIWRQYPKLVGFGHYGHRLMFDEQGFLWITSGDRQKFTPAQDMQANIGKVLRLNDDGSVPADNPYVDYTEQTPLAERGGVYDQVWSLGHRNPLGIAQDFADNIWVIEMGPLHGDELNLIVKGQNYGYPEVSNGDHYDRRPIPNHDTRPEFEAPAISWVPAISPGHLSFVQGRLFTHWRGNALASGLGSKALVRIEITGTEAREVERFDMGTRIRSALEGPDGAIWVLEDERGDSQGRLLKLMPR
- the dbpA gene encoding ATP-dependent RNA helicase DbpA, translating into MSPSAFSKLNISPAQLKSLEALGYKAMTPVQEQSIPLILKGRDLVVRAKTGSGKTATFGIGLLNKINPRFFGAQALVLCPTRELADQVGAEIRRLASQMPNIKVVMLCGGKPFGAQRDSLQHGAHVVVGTPGRIHDHLTKGTLQIDQVSTLVLDEADRMLDMGFADTMQAIIAEVPKNRQTLLFSATYPDNIQKISRSIQANPAMVQVDDDVAHEEGVIEQLFFEIKKHERYPTLLALFEHYRPKNAAVFCNTKKQCAEVADFLNEHDIEAKALHGDMDQRERDQVLLQFANGSCPVLVATDVAARGLDIKSLAMVVNYELPRDPEIYVHRIGRTGRAGETGLAFSLVTESETPRLRQIEQYQDQPCACDVLASLDRDPNYELKGEWVTIQFDSGRKQKMRPGDILGALTGDAGLPGSAIGKITIADYSSYVAVSRDVLRQAMNYVSQGKIKGRNVRARRLR